Proteins co-encoded in one bacterium 336/3 genomic window:
- a CDS encoding MerR family transcriptional regulator, producing MLINELSKRTGITVHTIRFYEKSGLIKGKRNENVKSNNYFHYDEETVEKLELIRDAKSIGFTISEIAQLVDAWYNNKMTISEKLAVLDEKLLSINEKIKQLKEMKEIISQFKKDVIKDDC from the coding sequence ATGTTAATAAATGAATTATCGAAGCGAACAGGCATTACTGTCCATACAATTCGGTTTTATGAGAAATCAGGATTGATAAAAGGTAAAAGAAACGAAAATGTAAAGTCAAATAACTATTTTCATTATGATGAAGAAACAGTTGAAAAATTAGAATTAATTAGAGATGCCAAATCAATTGGTTTTACAATTAGTGAAATTGCTCAATTGGTGGATGCTTGGTACAATAATAAAATGACTATTTCTGAAAAATTAGCTGTTTTAGATGAGAAACTTTTATCTATTAATGAAAAAATAAAACAGCTAAAAGAAATGAAAGAAATAATCAGTCAGTTTAAAAAAGATGTTATCAAAGATGATTGTTAG
- a CDS encoding short-chain dehydrogenase, whose amino-acid sequence MNKTVFITGASSGIGKATALFFAQKGWNVAATMRNPEKEVELTKLNSVKLFKLDVTNNESIINAIESAVNQFGKIDVLVNNAGYGADGVFEAMTDEVIENQFNTNVFGLMRVTRAIIPHMRVKKAGTIIQIASMGGRITFPLFSIYHGTKFAVEGFTESLHYELKPFNIKLKLIEPGTIKTEFYGKGRVAITGSNLPEYKAFVEKCEKVSQAPAKNGVTPDKVAETIYKAATDNSSKLRYPSGNPAPLLIWLRKRLPESWFYALVRSSYKI is encoded by the coding sequence ATGAACAAAACTGTCTTTATTACTGGAGCATCAAGTGGAATAGGAAAAGCCACTGCACTATTTTTTGCCCAAAAAGGTTGGAATGTAGCAGCAACTATGCGTAATCCTGAGAAGGAAGTCGAACTAACAAAGCTAAACAGTGTAAAGCTATTCAAGTTAGATGTCACCAATAACGAGAGCATAATAAATGCCATTGAAAGTGCTGTAAATCAATTTGGCAAAATAGATGTATTGGTTAATAATGCAGGGTATGGTGCTGATGGCGTTTTTGAAGCCATGACAGATGAAGTAATAGAAAATCAATTTAATACCAATGTATTTGGTTTAATGCGTGTAACCAGAGCTATTATTCCACATATGCGTGTAAAAAAGGCTGGTACCATTATACAGATTGCTTCTATGGGTGGTAGAATCACGTTTCCCCTATTTAGCATTTACCATGGAACCAAGTTTGCAGTGGAAGGCTTTACAGAATCATTACACTATGAACTAAAGCCGTTTAATATTAAACTTAAGCTTATTGAGCCTGGTACCATAAAAACTGAATTTTATGGAAAAGGTCGTGTAGCTATTACAGGTAGTAACCTTCCTGAATATAAAGCGTTTGTGGAAAAATGTGAAAAAGTATCGCAAGCACCAGCAAAAAATGGTGTTACACCTGATAAAGTGGCTGAAACAATTTATAAAGCGGCAACGGATAATTCCAGCAAATTGCGTTACCCAAGTGGCAACCCTGCTCCATTATTAATTTGGTTGCGTAAAAGATTGCCTGAAAGTTGGTTTTACGCATTGGTTAGAAGTAGTTATAAAATTTAA
- a CDS encoding aldehyde dehydrogenase, whose protein sequence is MLTQEEVKEIFHQKEIFFDDGNTQSYEFRMEQLKKFKVAIEKYEEEILEALHQDMHKPKFEAYTSEIGIMLEEIEHTIKHLRNWMKPKKVSTPVVLHPSSSYIYKQPLGVVLIIGPWNYPFQLLMAPLVGAIAAGNCAIIKPSNETPHTAKIVEKLVENTFDKNYISVVQGSGSTMGPLLIENNRFDHIFFTGSPKVGSQIASMAAKHLTPVTLELGGKSPAIVDKSVNIEVAAKRLTWAKFFNAGQTCVCPDYLLVHEEIKEVFVEEMKKNIRLFYGENPQKSKDLARIVNAKRFETLKQYLNNGRILIGGEFDETERYIAPTLIDQVGMDDVIMQEEIFGPIMPILTYKTNDDVVRQVRKHRHPLACYIFSNDDDNKNYFIQNIEFGGGCVNNCMVHLVNPELPFGGVGNSGMGKYHGKDSFDTMSHTKSVIKTATWLDPSLRYAPYTDSKLKWAECFMG, encoded by the coding sequence ATGCTTACACAAGAAGAAGTAAAAGAAATTTTTCATCAGAAAGAAATCTTTTTTGACGATGGTAATACCCAATCGTATGAGTTTAGGATGGAGCAATTAAAGAAATTTAAAGTAGCCATTGAAAAATATGAAGAGGAAATTTTAGAAGCTCTTCATCAAGATATGCATAAACCTAAATTTGAAGCATACACCAGTGAAATAGGCATTATGCTTGAAGAAATTGAGCATACTATTAAACATTTAAGAAATTGGATGAAGCCCAAAAAGGTATCGACCCCAGTGGTTTTGCACCCTTCAAGTAGCTATATTTATAAACAGCCACTTGGTGTTGTGTTAATTATTGGACCATGGAATTATCCTTTTCAATTATTAATGGCTCCGTTGGTGGGTGCTATTGCTGCGGGTAATTGTGCTATTATTAAGCCAAGCAATGAAACGCCACATACAGCTAAAATAGTAGAGAAATTGGTTGAAAATACCTTTGATAAAAATTACATCAGTGTGGTGCAAGGTTCAGGTTCTACGATGGGACCACTTCTGATTGAAAATAACCGTTTTGACCATATCTTTTTTACAGGAAGTCCCAAAGTGGGTAGCCAAATAGCGAGTATGGCAGCTAAACATTTAACACCTGTTACTTTAGAGCTTGGAGGCAAAAGCCCAGCTATCGTTGATAAAAGTGTAAACATTGAAGTGGCAGCCAAACGTTTAACTTGGGCTAAGTTTTTTAATGCAGGTCAAACTTGTGTATGCCCAGATTATTTGTTGGTACATGAGGAGATTAAAGAAGTGTTTGTAGAAGAAATGAAAAAGAACATTCGTTTGTTTTATGGCGAAAATCCACAAAAATCAAAAGATTTAGCCCGAATAGTAAATGCTAAAAGGTTCGAAACATTAAAACAATATTTAAACAACGGACGTATATTAATTGGTGGTGAATTTGATGAAACAGAACGTTACATAGCCCCAACTTTAATTGACCAAGTTGGAATGGATGATGTCATCATGCAAGAAGAGATTTTTGGACCAATTATGCCCATTCTTACTTATAAAACAAACGATGATGTTGTACGACAAGTAAGAAAACATCGACATCCTTTAGCATGTTATATTTTTTCGAACGATGATGACAATAAAAACTACTTTATTCAGAATATTGAGTTTGGTGGTGGTTGTGTAAACAACTGCATGGTACATTTGGTAAATCCAGAGTTGCCATTTGGTGGTGTTGGTAATAGTGGCATGGGCAAATATCATGGCAAAGATAGTTTTGATACCATGAGTCATACTAAATCGGTGATAAAAACAGCAACATGGCTCGATCCATCGCTAAGATATGCACCATATACTGATAGTAAGTTGAAATGGGCAGAATGTTTTATGGGGTAA
- a CDS encoding N-ethylmaleimide reductase — translation MKLLQEIKIGNLTLQNSMAMAPMTRSRANVEGIVSQSTVVYYEQRSSAGLIITEAINISAQALGSPFTPGIYTQEQIDVWKKVTKAVHEKGGKIFAQLWHTGRVGHSIDKGGVLPVAPSAIAIQGQEHFTSQGSKEYETPRALENAEIKQIVQDYKQAAINAIEAGFDGVELHAAFGYLPNQFLVESANQRTDEYGGNIENRSRFVLEVMEAMVDAIGEGKVAIKLSPSIPFNSIIDSNPTALYQYLITSLDKMPLAYIHLMNPMFPTDNLPQYPRDVIGTFGTLTKHVLIANGGYNRATGEQELQKGIAKMISYGALFLANPDLPKRFELNAQLNHPDRATMYGGGEKGYTDYPFLQE, via the coding sequence ATGAAACTTTTACAAGAAATAAAAATCGGCAATTTAACCCTGCAAAACAGCATGGCTATGGCACCCATGACAAGAAGCAGGGCAAATGTAGAAGGTATTGTATCACAAAGTACAGTTGTATATTATGAGCAGAGATCCTCTGCTGGGCTTATAATTACAGAAGCTATCAATATCTCAGCTCAGGCATTGGGCAGTCCTTTTACTCCAGGCATTTATACACAAGAGCAAATAGATGTTTGGAAAAAAGTGACAAAAGCTGTTCATGAAAAAGGCGGAAAGATATTTGCCCAACTTTGGCATACAGGTCGTGTGGGGCACTCCATTGATAAAGGAGGGGTTTTGCCTGTTGCTCCTTCTGCTATTGCCATTCAAGGGCAAGAACATTTTACTTCTCAAGGCTCAAAAGAATATGAAACACCAAGAGCATTAGAAAATGCTGAAATCAAACAAATTGTACAAGACTATAAGCAAGCGGCAATCAATGCTATTGAAGCAGGTTTTGATGGTGTTGAATTACATGCCGCTTTCGGTTATTTGCCTAATCAATTCTTGGTAGAAAGTGCCAACCAACGAACAGATGAATATGGCGGAAACATTGAAAACAGAAGTCGCTTTGTTTTGGAAGTTATGGAAGCAATGGTGGATGCAATAGGTGAAGGCAAAGTAGCCATTAAACTTTCACCAAGCATTCCGTTTAACAGTATTATTGATAGCAACCCAACAGCACTTTATCAATACCTGATTACCTCCTTAGATAAAATGCCTTTGGCATATATTCATTTGATGAATCCTATGTTCCCTACAGATAATCTGCCACAATACCCCAGAGATGTGATAGGTACATTTGGCACATTGACCAAACATGTGCTGATTGCCAACGGAGGTTATAACCGTGCGACTGGTGAACAAGAATTACAAAAAGGTATAGCAAAAATGATTTCTTATGGAGCATTATTTTTGGCAAATCCAGATTTGCCAAAACGCTTTGAATTAAATGCCCAACTCAATCACCCTGACCGTGCCACTATGTATGGTGGTGGAGAAAAAGGCTATACAGATTATCCATTTCTTCAAGAGTAA
- a CDS encoding Crp/Fnr family transcriptional regulator, with the protein MSMKILEFINTIYPLPDDILEEVISHFQHLEYPKNYFLLKQGRPCKYLWFLLNGAVRYFYTDEDGKESNVWFSLDNDIVADGPSFVNQIPSRESIQLLEDSELYAVDYNNFQNLLQKHHSFALWYINLVEKYYVLQIEDRIADLQFLSAKQRYEKLLTQFSDISNRISLGHIASYLNITQETLSRIRSGKL; encoded by the coding sequence ATGAGTATGAAAATATTAGAATTCATAAATACGATTTATCCACTTCCTGACGATATTTTGGAAGAGGTAATTTCACATTTTCAACATCTTGAGTATCCAAAAAACTATTTTCTACTCAAACAAGGTCGCCCGTGTAAATACCTTTGGTTTTTGTTGAACGGTGCTGTTCGTTATTTTTATACAGATGAAGATGGGAAAGAGAGCAATGTTTGGTTTTCGCTTGATAATGATATTGTGGCTGATGGACCCAGTTTTGTCAATCAAATACCATCACGCGAAAGCATACAACTTTTAGAAGACAGTGAACTCTATGCGGTTGATTACAATAATTTTCAAAACTTATTGCAAAAACATCACTCCTTTGCTCTTTGGTATATCAATTTAGTTGAAAAATACTATGTTTTGCAAATTGAAGATAGAATTGCAGATCTCCAATTTCTTTCTGCCAAACAACGCTACGAAAAGCTTTTAACCCAATTTTCAGATATCAGCAATCGGATAAGTTTAGGACATATTGCATCCTATCTCAATATCACCCAAGAAACATTGAGTCGTATCAGGTCAGGAAAATTGTAA
- a CDS encoding acriflavin resistance protein produces the protein MTLTELAIKRPSLIIVLFLVLLLGGVLTYSRIGYEILPRFTPQLLSITTVYPGAAPNEIESQVTKKIEDQLSNQNGIVSINSSSYEGLSLVSLELSNDVSLKAVKQDVIAKINSIQGILPTDAETPSVSELSFNDLPVLRISTTSNLTSTQFFSELKNRIIPQLSQLEGVGSVELLGGEEREIRVNINQEKLTVYGLSILQVNQAINNANLDFPTGRIEQGNSQTVVRLTGKFTQLEQLKNLIVSTSRTGSTVKLQDIAEVIDSKRDINNINRLDGKEAVGVQVRKRTDANSVAVSKAVRDKIVELESKYSNINLKFVVAIDTSSFALEAAEAVQHDLLIAILLVAAVMLIFLHSLRNSFIVMVAVPCSLVTAIITMYLAGYTFNLMTLLAMSLVIGILVDDSIVVLENIYRHLEMGKDKRTAAIDGRNEIGFTALSITMVDIVVFVPFLLLTNTTGKLLAPFAAVVVVSTLMSLFVSFTVTPWLASRFARVEDVKTKKGIWGWFLRGLENGIDNIIHFYAGALKWCLSHKIITALAVVAMIIASGQLARFGFIGSEFVRQGDQREFIIKLEYDKSVTFQQNNVTTKQVEDFLRAKPYVKSVFANVGGSSDLISLGNNNNQSEINVKIYPKEENAKITDEASAECLNELQNKFPEIKITSAKPSFLGGNEDDPIELIFSGENPDTVLALVKRVEKVVQKIPGAIDTKISIKEGFPEVKVALDRDKMAKLGLDINLVGATMQSAFAGNDKAKFRDGIDEYTIKVQLDKFDRRNEADVAALSFINNKGQIIRLDQFANFSYGVGSSKLERRNRRSSVTLRSQVLGTPSGNVADAIQVELDNMQIPKTIEYNWSGEIKRAKDSTDTLLGVIGIAILLIYLIMVALYDSFVYPFVVLFSIPVAMIGALLALAMAKSSFSLFTGLGIIMMLGLVAKNGILIVDFTNHLKERGHSTVDALMEAGKTRLRPILMTTLALVFGMIPIAIAQGAGAEWKNGLGWVLIGGLTSSMLLTLIFVPIVYLAVDNVKVWFERFGKKKAEVKNMNPIL, from the coding sequence ATGACCCTAACAGAGCTAGCTATCAAAAGACCATCGCTTATTATTGTACTATTTTTAGTGCTATTACTTGGTGGCGTATTAACATATAGTCGTATTGGCTATGAAATTTTACCCCGATTTACACCCCAGTTGCTATCCATAACAACTGTCTATCCAGGTGCTGCACCTAATGAAATTGAAAGTCAGGTAACTAAAAAAATTGAAGACCAATTGTCCAACCAAAATGGTATCGTGTCTATCAATTCATCTTCCTATGAAGGGCTTTCGCTTGTTTCATTAGAGCTATCAAACGATGTTTCGTTAAAAGCAGTAAAGCAAGATGTAATTGCAAAAATAAACAGTATACAAGGAATATTGCCAACCGATGCTGAAACACCTTCAGTTTCGGAACTATCATTCAATGATTTACCTGTATTGCGTATCAGTACTACATCTAATTTGACCTCCACACAATTTTTTTCAGAATTAAAAAATAGAATTATTCCCCAGCTATCGCAGTTAGAGGGGGTTGGTAGTGTTGAATTATTAGGCGGAGAAGAGAGAGAAATCAGGGTAAATATTAATCAAGAAAAATTAACGGTTTATGGTTTGTCCATATTGCAAGTTAACCAAGCTATTAATAATGCCAACCTCGATTTTCCAACTGGTAGAATTGAGCAGGGAAATTCACAAACTGTGGTTCGTTTGACAGGTAAGTTTACACAATTGGAGCAATTGAAAAATTTGATTGTTTCTACTTCAAGAACAGGTAGCACAGTTAAGTTACAAGACATTGCTGAAGTGATTGATAGTAAAAGAGACATCAATAATATAAATCGCCTAGATGGTAAAGAAGCAGTAGGTGTACAAGTAAGAAAGAGAACTGATGCCAATTCTGTTGCAGTAAGTAAAGCAGTAAGAGATAAAATAGTTGAATTAGAAAGTAAGTACAGCAACATTAATTTAAAATTTGTTGTAGCCATAGATACCAGTTCATTTGCATTAGAAGCAGCAGAAGCAGTACAACACGATTTGCTGATTGCAATTTTATTAGTAGCAGCAGTAATGCTCATTTTCCTGCACAGTTTACGAAACTCATTTATAGTAATGGTGGCTGTGCCTTGCTCTTTAGTTACTGCCATTATTACCATGTATCTGGCAGGTTATACATTTAACTTAATGACTTTGCTTGCCATGTCTTTAGTAATTGGTATTCTGGTAGATGATTCTATTGTAGTATTGGAAAACATTTACCGCCATTTGGAAATGGGTAAAGACAAACGTACTGCCGCTATTGATGGTAGAAATGAAATTGGCTTTACAGCCCTATCCATTACTATGGTGGATATAGTTGTGTTTGTGCCATTTTTATTATTAACCAATACCACAGGTAAATTATTAGCTCCATTTGCTGCAGTAGTAGTGGTATCTACCTTAATGAGTTTGTTTGTATCGTTCACTGTTACACCTTGGTTGGCTTCTCGTTTTGCAAGGGTAGAAGATGTAAAAACTAAGAAAGGTATTTGGGGGTGGTTTTTACGTGGTTTAGAAAATGGTATTGATAACATTATTCACTTTTATGCAGGTGCATTAAAGTGGTGTTTAAGTCATAAAATTATAACAGCATTAGCTGTTGTAGCAATGATTATAGCTTCTGGTCAGTTGGCAAGATTTGGATTTATTGGAAGTGAATTTGTAAGACAGGGTGATCAGAGGGAATTTATCATTAAACTGGAATATGATAAAAGTGTAACCTTTCAACAAAATAATGTTACTACAAAACAGGTAGAAGATTTTTTAAGGGCAAAGCCTTATGTAAAATCTGTATTTGCCAATGTGGGTGGTTCAAGCGATTTAATTAGTTTAGGTAACAATAATAACCAATCAGAAATAAATGTAAAAATTTATCCCAAAGAGGAAAACGCTAAAATAACGGATGAGGCTTCTGCTGAATGCTTAAATGAACTGCAAAATAAATTTCCTGAAATAAAAATCACTTCTGCCAAACCATCTTTTTTGGGTGGTAATGAAGACGATCCTATTGAACTCATATTTTCAGGAGAAAACCCTGATACCGTTTTAGCATTGGTGAAGCGAGTGGAGAAGGTAGTGCAAAAAATACCTGGTGCTATTGATACAAAAATTTCTATCAAGGAAGGTTTTCCAGAAGTAAAAGTAGCATTAGATAGAGATAAAATGGCTAAGTTGGGATTAGACATTAATTTGGTAGGAGCTACTATGCAAAGTGCCTTTGCAGGCAATGATAAAGCCAAATTTAGAGATGGTATAGATGAATACACCATTAAAGTTCAGTTAGACAAATTTGATAGAAGAAACGAAGCAGATGTGGCAGCATTGAGTTTCATAAATAATAAAGGACAAATCATTCGCCTTGACCAATTTGCTAATTTCTCTTATGGTGTTGGTTCTTCAAAATTAGAACGAAGAAATAGAAGAAGTTCTGTAACCCTCAGAAGTCAGGTATTGGGTACACCAAGTGGTAATGTTGCAGATGCAATACAAGTAGAGTTAGATAACATGCAAATTCCAAAAACAATAGAATACAATTGGTCAGGTGAAATAAAAAGAGCAAAAGACTCTACAGACACTTTATTAGGTGTTATTGGTATAGCGATATTATTAATTTACCTAATTATGGTTGCCTTGTATGATTCCTTTGTATATCCTTTTGTAGTGTTGTTCTCTATTCCTGTGGCTATGATAGGAGCCTTGCTAGCATTGGCAATGGCAAAGTCAAGCTTTAGCTTATTTACTGGTTTGGGTATTATTATGATGCTCGGTTTGGTAGCCAAGAATGGGATTTTAATTGTTGATTTTACCAATCACTTAAAAGAAAGAGGACATTCTACAGTTGATGCATTAATGGAAGCAGGTAAAACAAGATTAAGACCTATTTTAATGACAACCCTTGCTTTGGTTTTTGGTATGATACCCATTGCCATTGCCCAAGGTGCAGGAGCAGAATGGAAAAATGGTTTAGGGTGGGTATTGATTGGTGGTTTGACTTCTTCTATGTTACTAACATTAATTTTTGTACCAATCGTTTACCTAGCTGTCGATAATGTGAAGGTTTGGTTTGAAAGATTTGGCAAGAAGAAAGCTGAAGTTAAAAATATGAATCCAATACTTTAA
- a CDS encoding Crp/Fnr family transcriptional regulator, producing the protein MDKSALINFIKTNIPNVAIDEQSLQIIVDQFEEKIFQKDDYLLKEGKTSRYFFLSEGFLRVFTFDTEGNEVTTYFYSQNRVVFDAASFFLKLPSSENIQAMTECKVYITNFEKLNQLFHSVAAFREFGRQMIVQEFVAYKQRTLAMINQSAEKRYLKLIETNKDVFQFAHLNHIASYLGISERTLNRIRQNFTKK; encoded by the coding sequence ATGGATAAATCAGCTTTAATAAATTTCATAAAAACAAATATCCCGAATGTTGCTATTGATGAACAATCGTTACAGATTATTGTAGACCAGTTTGAAGAAAAGATATTTCAGAAAGATGACTATTTACTAAAAGAAGGAAAAACAAGTCGTTACTTTTTTCTTTCAGAAGGTTTTTTAAGAGTATTTACATTTGATACAGAAGGCAATGAAGTAACTACCTATTTTTATTCGCAAAACAGAGTAGTTTTTGATGCAGCCTCATTTTTCTTGAAACTGCCTTCATCCGAGAATATTCAAGCAATGACAGAATGCAAAGTTTATATAACCAACTTTGAAAAACTAAACCAACTTTTTCATTCAGTTGCTGCATTCAGAGAGTTTGGAAGACAAATGATAGTTCAGGAATTTGTTGCCTATAAGCAACGTACATTGGCTATGATCAATCAAAGTGCGGAAAAACGCTACCTAAAACTTATTGAAACAAACAAAGATGTTTTTCAATTTGCCCATCTCAATCATATTGCTTCTTATCTGGGCATTAGTGAGAGAACGCTCAACAGAATTCGTCAGAATTTTACAAAAAAATAG
- a CDS encoding NmrA family transcriptional regulator, producing the protein MKSKVLIMLATGKTGYASTVQLLQEGYSVRIYVRSKNEKALALEKLGAEIALGDFDNKQQLQKALKGIQNVYYCYPYKSGMAKDVNLFIETAKEANIHSVVFMGQRIAEFADTGSAMTADVRKSYELLKNSGLNVVYFAPGYFADNVFVITEFVLQLGLMPNPFANGKNPWISIEDMARCIVALLKNPEPYFGQKLFPTGSKSISPKEMVNIFSKVSGRKVTKVNIPDWLFFKAGIMSGMNFGFDKFAIIQSTFYNKQMQINRFDIEPTDIVKKLTGREPEDFETITRQYFDNSPFKYRTFSTWLTTFIKFNKMPFTKVPSEKERVEINR; encoded by the coding sequence ATGAAATCAAAAGTATTGATCATGTTAGCCACAGGTAAAACAGGCTATGCTAGTACTGTGCAACTTTTACAAGAGGGTTATTCTGTAAGGATTTATGTGCGTTCAAAAAATGAAAAGGCATTAGCATTAGAAAAGTTAGGTGCAGAAATTGCTTTAGGCGACTTTGATAATAAACAGCAATTGCAAAAGGCATTGAAAGGAATACAGAATGTTTATTATTGTTACCCTTACAAATCAGGAATGGCAAAAGATGTAAACTTATTCATTGAAACTGCCAAAGAAGCAAACATACATTCAGTAGTTTTTATGGGGCAACGCATTGCTGAATTTGCTGATACAGGTAGTGCTATGACTGCTGATGTGCGAAAGTCTTACGAATTATTGAAAAATTCAGGATTGAATGTGGTGTATTTTGCCCCTGGCTATTTTGCTGACAATGTGTTTGTAATAACAGAATTTGTTTTGCAGTTAGGTTTGATGCCTAATCCATTCGCTAATGGCAAAAACCCTTGGATTTCAATTGAAGATATGGCTCGTTGCATTGTAGCATTATTAAAAAATCCAGAACCTTACTTTGGACAAAAGCTTTTTCCGACAGGCAGCAAATCAATCTCACCAAAGGAGATGGTCAATATTTTCTCAAAAGTTAGTGGTAGAAAAGTTACCAAAGTGAATATCCCAGATTGGTTGTTTTTCAAAGCTGGTATTATGAGTGGAATGAATTTCGGGTTTGACAAATTTGCAATTATACAATCTACTTTTTACAATAAACAAATGCAAATCAACCGTTTTGATATAGAACCAACTGATATTGTTAAAAAATTGACAGGTCGTGAACCAGAAGACTTTGAAACAATTACAAGGCAGTATTTTGATAACTCACCATTCAAATATAGGACATTTTCCACTTGGCTGACAACTTTCATAAAATTCAATAAAATGCCATTTACAAAAGTACCTTCTGAAAAAGAAAGGGTAGAAATAAACAGATAG
- a CDS encoding cyclic nucleotide-binding protein → MDKFKYFLRELAPITDKEFEETISYFTNQNLKKGDFFAKQNKICQHVAFILKGTLRTYYINDKGEDITSCFCTENRLTTSYKSFTTQQPSHLSLQAIEETELLVIDYDNLQKLYAKSIIWQTIGRAIAEKEYMEMEQYASVLNNETAKEKYLRLLKEQPQVVQKATVEDIASYLGITRRTLSRIRQEITKSI, encoded by the coding sequence ATGGATAAATTTAAATATTTTTTGAGAGAACTTGCTCCTATTACAGATAAGGAATTTGAGGAGACTATTTCTTATTTTACCAACCAAAATTTGAAAAAAGGCGATTTCTTTGCGAAGCAAAATAAGATATGCCAACATGTTGCTTTTATCCTAAAAGGTACATTGAGAACCTACTATATCAACGATAAAGGTGAAGACATAACTTCATGTTTTTGCACAGAAAATCGCTTGACTACTTCCTACAAAAGCTTTACTACCCAGCAACCTTCGCATCTTAGTTTGCAAGCTATTGAAGAAACAGAGCTGTTGGTTATTGATTACGATAATTTACAAAAACTATATGCCAAGAGTATTATTTGGCAAACCATTGGTAGGGCTATAGCGGAAAAAGAATACATGGAGATGGAACAATATGCCTCCGTTCTGAACAACGAAACTGCTAAAGAAAAATATTTACGACTGTTAAAAGAACAGCCTCAAGTGGTACAAAAAGCAACGGTGGAGGATATCGCTTCCTATTTGGGCATCACCCGCAGAACCTTATCAAGGATACGTCAAGAAATTACCAAATCTATTTGA
- a CDS encoding 5-carboxymethyl-2-hydroxymuconate isomerase, with translation MPHFVIDCSENVIKLKSPKDIMQVVYDTAEAASLFDKGDIKVRINPYQYYNIGNTKNDFIHIFANIMEGRNTAQKAELSQKIISCLKLLFPNVPIISMNIRDFEKSTYCNKSMV, from the coding sequence ATGCCCCATTTTGTTATTGACTGTTCTGAGAATGTCATAAAACTAAAATCTCCCAAAGACATTATGCAAGTTGTTTATGATACAGCAGAAGCTGCCTCACTTTTTGATAAAGGAGATATCAAAGTGCGAATCAACCCATACCAATACTACAATATTGGTAATACAAAAAATGACTTCATTCATATCTTTGCTAATATTATGGAAGGCCGTAATACAGCACAGAAAGCAGAGCTTTCCCAAAAAATAATAAGTTGTTTGAAGTTACTATTTCCCAATGTACCCATTATATCGATGAACATAAGAGATTTCGAAAAATCTACTTATTGTAATAAATCGATGGTGTAA
- a CDS encoding esterase: MLWHKLKAFFICIFLISLLGCSKNEPEIIGKTSEFTISSSIVKDDYPISVYQSPLYTGSLSNELIVVLDGELRFKDIVSIISEKTANGSIAPCLVVGIGNLKERNRDYTPTKYEYGKGGAETFYKFLKDELIPELKSRYNIQSNQKATLIGYSFGGLFVHYVMFQNRNDNPFNKFISGGCSFWYDSGVIFEYEKKYASNNTDLDVKFYSGMGSLEGGVSLGSFTEMTNRLKSRNYPRFQMKTETIKKHGHSDAANNTFKNGLNYLYEN, encoded by the coding sequence ATTTTATGGCATAAGCTAAAAGCGTTTTTCATTTGTATTTTCTTGATATCACTGCTTGGTTGCAGTAAAAATGAACCTGAAATAATAGGTAAGACATCAGAATTTACAATCTCCTCATCAATAGTAAAAGATGATTACCCAATTTCTGTCTATCAATCACCACTATATACAGGAAGTCTGAGTAATGAACTAATAGTTGTTCTCGATGGTGAATTGCGTTTTAAAGATATTGTCAGTATAATATCTGAAAAAACAGCAAATGGGAGTATTGCACCATGTTTAGTTGTTGGGATTGGAAATCTAAAAGAGAGAAATCGGGATTACACACCCACAAAATATGAATATGGCAAGGGAGGTGCAGAAACCTTCTACAAATTTCTAAAAGATGAGTTGATTCCAGAACTTAAATCAAGATACAACATTCAATCCAATCAAAAAGCTACTTTAATTGGCTATTCATTTGGAGGTCTTTTTGTTCATTATGTTATGTTTCAAAATAGAAATGATAATCCTTTCAATAAATTCATTTCTGGTGGTTGCTCATTTTGGTATGATTCAGGTGTAATTTTCGAGTACGAAAAAAAATATGCTTCAAACAATACTGATTTAGATGTAAAATTTTACTCAGGTATGGGTTCTCTGGAGGGCGGAGTTAGTTTAGGCTCTTTCACTGAAATGACGAACAGACTAAAAAGTAGAAACTATCCTCGGTTTCAAATGAAAACAGAAACTATAAAAAAGCACGGACATAGTGATGCTGCTAATAACACCTTTAAAAATGGATTAAATTATTTATATGAAAACTAA